Proteins co-encoded in one Maridesulfovibrio ferrireducens genomic window:
- a CDS encoding ParA family protein, whose amino-acid sequence MRRIAVCLSKGGVGKTTTAVNLAHGLARRGKSVVLVDLDTQGQVSRYFGLTPEFCLADVVRNVQLKDCLIQARENLQVIAGGADLAILKEWISNRSMKREMALTELLEPLESMNFDYVIFDTSPGWDVLNVNVFFYVDELLCPVSLMAMSLDGVAEFVQNLEQVQKYRPDLMIDYIVPTFLDRREKQCEEVHDLLKKHFGDKVTMPIPKNVRVSECFGHAKTIYEYAPKCIGAGMYEELACTVDEYVRR is encoded by the coding sequence ATGCGCCGGATAGCTGTTTGTTTGTCAAAGGGGGGAGTCGGTAAAACAACAACCGCTGTGAATCTGGCTCATGGACTGGCGCGGCGGGGTAAATCCGTGGTGCTTGTGGATCTGGACACGCAGGGGCAGGTGAGTCGCTATTTCGGGCTTACCCCTGAATTTTGTCTGGCTGATGTGGTTCGCAATGTTCAGCTTAAAGATTGTTTGATACAGGCTCGGGAAAATTTGCAGGTTATAGCCGGGGGTGCGGATCTGGCTATTTTGAAGGAATGGATTTCAAACCGTTCCATGAAACGTGAGATGGCTCTTACAGAATTGCTTGAACCTCTTGAATCTATGAATTTTGATTATGTGATTTTTGATACATCGCCGGGTTGGGATGTGCTGAACGTAAACGTGTTCTTTTATGTAGATGAACTGCTGTGTCCTGTTTCGCTTATGGCCATGAGTCTGGATGGAGTTGCGGAGTTTGTTCAGAATCTTGAGCAGGTCCAGAAATACCGTCCGGATTTAATGATTGATTACATCGTCCCTACTTTTTTGGATCGTAGAGAGAAGCAGTGCGAAGAAGTGCATGATCTGCTTAAAAAGCACTTCGGAGATAAAGTGACCATGCCGATTCCTAAGAACGTCAGGGTGTCTGAATGTTTTGGTCACGCTAAGACTATTTATGAGTATGCTCCAAAATGTATAGGAGCCGGTATGTACGAAGAGCTGGCCTGTACGGTGGATGAATATGTCAGACGATAG
- a CDS encoding tyrosine-type recombinase/integrase, protein MKWVNTGYLGIRYREHSTRKWGRRPDRYYVIRYRKNKGGKQIEEAVGWTSEGWTTTSVADLLAKIKQNNEIGEGPKTLEEMRTDSSRKKIAETQANAPAEVMFDEIAHRYIEWAKTNKPGSWKADQYRLRKHLLPQYSGRKLVNITKADIELLKETLLTNPRSPINHEPLAPATVMQCLTLIRSMFNYAANTPLFDNNPDIMIFEGYNPASMSKRYQRGIKPPKVNNQIQRVLTDTEVNMILNYAKIKHPDFHDVILCTLDQGYRRNEIASLCGYTVNQESWTVTILDSKGKTRQSYAGILYPTAQQILQERIQEFGVDLVFPGRGKAKRDLRHITRMFTDICDKTNINKGISDRRFRITFHGLRHKFATSLLERGMDIYSLMTIMGHNDINTTRRYLHLCNNGLRERAMQLKTTQTLSIQTP, encoded by the coding sequence ATGAAATGGGTAAATACAGGCTATCTCGGCATCAGATACAGAGAGCATTCCACTCGCAAGTGGGGTCGCCGTCCTGACAGATATTATGTCATCAGATACAGAAAAAATAAAGGAGGAAAACAAATTGAGGAAGCCGTCGGCTGGACCTCTGAAGGATGGACTACAACTTCCGTTGCCGATCTCCTTGCGAAAATTAAGCAGAATAACGAAATCGGTGAAGGACCGAAGACTCTGGAGGAAATGCGCACTGACAGTTCCAGAAAGAAAATAGCTGAAACGCAAGCCAACGCTCCGGCAGAAGTTATGTTTGATGAGATCGCTCATAGATATATCGAATGGGCCAAAACAAATAAGCCCGGTTCCTGGAAGGCTGATCAGTATAGACTGAGAAAGCACCTTCTGCCGCAATACTCGGGAAGAAAACTTGTTAACATCACTAAGGCAGATATCGAACTGCTGAAAGAAACTCTGCTGACTAATCCACGTTCTCCTATTAATCATGAACCTCTCGCCCCTGCCACTGTCATGCAATGCCTCACTCTCATCAGATCCATGTTCAACTATGCGGCCAACACACCGCTCTTTGATAACAATCCCGACATTATGATCTTCGAAGGATACAATCCGGCCAGTATGTCCAAACGCTACCAGCGCGGAATCAAGCCGCCCAAAGTGAACAACCAGATTCAGAGAGTTCTCACAGACACCGAAGTAAATATGATTCTGAACTATGCAAAAATAAAGCATCCTGATTTTCATGATGTAATCCTCTGCACGTTGGATCAAGGATATCGGCGCAACGAAATAGCCAGCCTCTGCGGATATACAGTTAATCAGGAAAGCTGGACTGTCACTATTCTCGATAGCAAAGGTAAAACCCGCCAAAGCTACGCTGGCATCCTCTACCCCACAGCTCAACAGATTCTGCAAGAGCGCATTCAAGAATTCGGCGTTGACCTTGTTTTCCCCGGCAGAGGCAAAGCCAAACGCGACTTGAGGCATATTACCAGAATGTTCACTGACATATGCGATAAGACAAACATTAATAAAGGAATCTCGGATCGAAGATTCAGAATAACTTTTCACGGCCTTCGCCATAAATTTGCAACCTCCCTGCTGGAGCGCGGCATGGATATTTATTCGCTTATGACCATAATGGGACACAATGACATAAATACCACACGCCGCTATCTCCATCTATGCAACAACGGACTCAGAGAAAGAGCCATGCAACTTAAGACAACACAGACACTCAGCATCCAAACGCCTTGA